One window of Azospirillaceae bacterium genomic DNA carries:
- a CDS encoding TonB-dependent receptor — protein sequence MATTILATMGLGAQALAQTTAQTANTDDDLQEVVVTSIRKSLERSIEVKREANAIVDVISAEGVGKFPDTNVAESLSHLPGINVDHQFGEGEKISILGTDPALNRVLVDGQTIGSADWGGNPNDPNSRTFNYSLLSPEIIDQAEVYKSTEARIDEGSLGGTVIIHTRKPLDLDANTMRASLGYSYNTRSEEGNPKGSLMYSWKNAASNFGVLVAGTYDKEDLSRAGIEFFGYNKGSTITSNPTVTGTGSLATATYPAGINAAYFEQTREREGLQAAVQYQPTDTIDLNLSGIYIHGNYNNYSQSRFIYPAASTGAFQAVTLNNGLITGATLGNGAYTELDTNYRKTTVQTARVNLAGTWTPTNDWKVATDVGYTRAYGGKDPEYLLSFYSSAPYSFSYDGSKTNVTYTNGSASGNALSTNGTGSQVGGIAAQLNADAEAYAQTDITHDVNWGPLTTIQAGFKYTDHTNQVQAYGSKTYSEGSVSLASLGATAIPNGLFNGLNASGDLVNFSTISKAAVVSYIDSLPTTYYTDYGSEYKVTEKNADSYIQANFKGDRYRGNIGVRYVHTDDDIKYWNSPDGGTTYDATTQNSRYGRFLPAANFAYDVSDDVVLRAGAAEVIARPRYADMAGAFSKDDTQHTASGGNPNLKPYESNNYDVSAEWYPNKDSILSGEFFFRQISSYIVTTSVEEVLPDNTHGGTATYDVSTPVNYTNANVKGFSAMYQTNLMYGFGIQTNYTYAIADTSNGYNMPYLSRHTYNVIPYYEDGPFQARVSLGWRSNYFTSIGRLNSTNMTDSYMELDFSASYSVNDNMQITVGGTNLLDELYYTYNNVKSAPIGYYRNGSVYSVSMSYKM from the coding sequence TTGGCGACGACCATACTGGCCACCATGGGCTTGGGGGCCCAGGCCTTGGCGCAGACCACCGCGCAGACCGCGAATACGGACGATGACCTGCAAGAGGTGGTCGTTACCAGCATTCGCAAGAGCCTTGAACGCTCGATTGAAGTGAAGCGCGAGGCGAATGCTATCGTCGACGTGATTTCCGCCGAAGGCGTGGGCAAGTTCCCGGACACCAATGTCGCGGAATCCTTGTCGCACCTGCCGGGCATCAACGTCGACCATCAGTTCGGTGAAGGTGAGAAGATCAGCATCCTGGGCACCGACCCGGCGCTGAATCGCGTATTGGTGGATGGCCAGACCATCGGCTCGGCCGACTGGGGCGGCAACCCCAACGACCCGAACAGCCGCACCTTCAACTACTCGCTGCTGTCGCCGGAAATCATCGACCAGGCCGAAGTCTACAAATCGACCGAAGCCCGCATCGACGAAGGCAGCCTGGGTGGCACGGTCATCATCCACACCCGCAAGCCGTTGGACCTGGACGCGAATACCATGCGCGCCTCCCTCGGCTACTCGTACAACACCCGTTCGGAGGAGGGGAACCCCAAGGGCTCCCTGATGTACAGCTGGAAGAACGCGGCCAGCAACTTCGGTGTCCTGGTCGCCGGCACCTATGACAAGGAAGACCTGTCGCGCGCCGGTATCGAGTTCTTCGGTTACAACAAGGGCAGCACCATCACCTCCAACCCGACGGTGACGGGCACCGGCAGCCTGGCGACCGCCACGTATCCGGCCGGCATCAACGCCGCCTACTTCGAACAGACGCGTGAGCGCGAGGGCCTGCAGGCCGCCGTGCAGTACCAGCCGACCGACACCATCGACCTGAACCTGTCGGGCATCTACATCCACGGCAACTACAACAACTACAGCCAGTCGCGCTTCATCTACCCGGCGGCCAGCACCGGCGCCTTCCAGGCGGTGACGCTGAACAATGGCCTGATCACCGGCGCCACGCTGGGCAACGGCGCCTATACCGAGTTGGACACCAACTACCGCAAGACCACGGTGCAGACCGCCCGGGTCAACTTGGCCGGCACCTGGACGCCGACCAACGACTGGAAGGTCGCGACCGACGTCGGTTACACCCGCGCCTACGGCGGCAAGGATCCGGAATACCTGCTGTCGTTCTATTCCTCGGCGCCGTACAGCTTCAGCTACGACGGGTCGAAGACCAACGTCACCTACACCAACGGTTCCGCTTCGGGCAACGCGCTGTCCACCAACGGCACCGGCAGCCAGGTGGGCGGCATCGCGGCCCAGTTGAACGCCGACGCGGAAGCCTATGCCCAGACCGACATCACCCACGATGTCAACTGGGGCCCGCTGACCACCATCCAGGCCGGTTTCAAGTACACCGACCACACCAACCAGGTTCAGGCCTACGGTAGCAAGACCTACTCCGAGGGCTCCGTTTCGCTGGCGTCGCTGGGGGCCACCGCCATTCCCAACGGCCTGTTCAATGGCCTGAACGCCAGCGGCGACCTGGTGAACTTCTCCACCATCAGCAAGGCCGCGGTCGTCAGCTACATCGACTCGCTGCCCACCACCTACTACACGGACTATGGTTCCGAGTATAAGGTGACGGAGAAGAACGCGGACTCCTACATCCAGGCGAACTTCAAGGGTGACCGGTATCGCGGCAACATCGGTGTCCGTTACGTGCACACCGACGACGACATCAAGTATTGGAACTCGCCCGACGGCGGCACCACCTACGACGCCACGACGCAGAACAGCCGTTACGGCCGTTTCCTGCCGGCCGCCAACTTCGCCTATGACGTTTCCGATGATGTCGTGCTGCGCGCCGGTGCTGCCGAGGTGATCGCCCGTCCCCGTTACGCCGACATGGCGGGCGCCTTCTCCAAGGACGACACCCAGCACACCGCCAGCGGCGGCAACCCGAACCTGAAGCCCTACGAATCCAACAACTACGACGTTTCGGCCGAGTGGTACCCGAACAAGGACTCGATCCTGTCCGGCGAATTCTTCTTCCGCCAGATTTCGTCCTACATCGTCACCACGTCGGTGGAAGAGGTCCTGCCCGACAACACGCATGGCGGCACCGCCACCTATGACGTGTCCACGCCCGTGAACTACACGAACGCGAACGTGAAGGGCTTCTCGGCCATGTATCAGACCAATCTGATGTATGGCTTCGGCATCCAGACCAACTATACCTACGCCATTGCCGACACCAGCAACGGCTACAACATGCCGTACCTGTCCCGGCACACCTACAACGTCATTCCTTACTACGAAGACGGTCCCTTCCAGGCGCGTGTCAGCCTGGGCTGGCGGTCCAACTACTTCACCAGCATCGGTCGCCTGAATTCCACCAACATGACCGACAGCTACATGGAACTGGACTTCTCGGCTTCGTACTCCGTGAACGACAACATGCAGATCACGGTCGGCGGCACCAACCTGCTGGACGAACTGTACTACACCTACAACAACGTCAAGTCGGCGCCCATCGGTTACTACCGCAACGGCTCCGTCTACTCGGTCAGCATGTCCTACAAGATGTAA
- a CDS encoding sugar MFS transporter, producing the protein MGAHPQGKTPMIVIGVLFFVFGFVTWLNGPLITFVKLAFNLDDVNAFLVPMVFYLSYFFLSLPSSVLLRFTGMKKGMGAGLLIMAVGAFIFGEFATNRVFGGALVGLFIIGAGLSLLQTAANPYISILGPIESAAQRIAVMGICNKIAGMLAPVAIGAVVLNGIGDLDQRVQAAGSPEAKEQILDAFAAKIHAPYLAMAGLLALLAVWVIRSPLPEISAGTANAAPEDQAQGRTQGPGILHFPHLWLGVLCLFLYVGVEVMAGDAIGTYGHGFDLPLDETKFFTSFTLAAMLAGYLGGLALIPRVLSQERYLAFSAALGAVLTVAAYATQGYASVACVAALGFANAMMWPAIFPLGIRGLGRHTETGSALMIMGIAGGAILPQLFVHLKQEHDFQAVFLALMAPAYLYILFYALWGHRIGPKAAKPESLDSAIA; encoded by the coding sequence ATGGGCGCGCACCCTCAAGGCAAGACGCCGATGATCGTGATCGGAGTTCTTTTTTTTGTTTTCGGATTCGTGACCTGGCTGAACGGGCCATTGATCACGTTTGTGAAACTGGCCTTCAACCTGGATGACGTGAACGCCTTCCTGGTCCCTATGGTGTTTTACCTGTCCTACTTCTTCCTGTCCCTGCCCTCCTCCGTCCTGCTGCGATTCACCGGCATGAAGAAGGGCATGGGGGCCGGCCTGCTGATCATGGCGGTCGGCGCCTTCATCTTCGGGGAATTCGCCACCAACCGCGTCTTCGGTGGCGCGCTGGTCGGCCTGTTCATCATCGGTGCCGGCCTGTCGCTGCTGCAAACCGCCGCCAACCCCTACATCAGCATCCTCGGCCCCATCGAAAGTGCGGCCCAGCGCATCGCCGTCATGGGCATCTGCAACAAGATCGCCGGCATGCTGGCGCCCGTTGCCATCGGCGCCGTGGTGCTGAACGGGATCGGCGACCTGGACCAGCGGGTGCAGGCGGCCGGCAGCCCTGAGGCGAAGGAGCAGATCCTGGACGCGTTCGCCGCCAAGATCCACGCGCCCTACCTGGCGATGGCCGGCCTGCTGGCCCTGCTGGCCGTGTGGGTCATCCGCTCGCCCCTGCCGGAAATCAGCGCCGGCACGGCCAACGCCGCCCCGGAAGACCAGGCCCAGGGCCGCACCCAGGGCCCCGGCATCCTGCATTTCCCGCACCTGTGGCTGGGCGTGCTGTGCCTGTTCCTGTATGTCGGTGTGGAGGTCATGGCCGGCGATGCCATCGGCACCTACGGCCATGGCTTCGACCTGCCGCTGGATGAGACCAAGTTCTTCACCTCCTTCACCCTGGCGGCCATGCTGGCGGGATACCTGGGCGGCCTGGCGCTGATTCCCCGGGTGCTGTCGCAGGAACGCTATCTCGCCTTCTCCGCCGCCCTGGGCGCGGTGCTGACGGTGGCCGCCTATGCGACCCAAGGTTATGCCTCGGTCGCCTGCGTGGCGGCCCTGGGCTTCGCCAACGCCATGATGTGGCCGGCCATCTTCCCGCTGGGCATCCGCGGCCTGGGCCGCCACACCGAGACCGGGTCGGCCCTGATGATCATGGGCATCGCCGGCGGCGCCATCCTTCCCCAACTGTTCGTCCACCTGAAGCAGGAGCACGACTTCCAGGCCGTATTCCTGGCCCTGATGGCGCCGGCCTACCTCTACATCCTGTTCTACGCGCTGTGGGGCCATCGCATCGGCCCGAAGGCGGCCAAGCCCGAATCCCTGGATTCGGCCATCGCGTGA
- a CDS encoding BadF/BadG/BcrA/BcrD ATPase family protein: MIVGLLPNTGRCFDRLSVPYPKSVAMTSTPLYFLGIDGGGTKCRARLRDARGALLGEGLGGPANIRLGLDLAWGSILDAADGALAQAGLDRDALDQTHAGLGLAGRDQ, encoded by the coding sequence GTGATCGTCGGCCTCCTTCCCAACACCGGCAGGTGTTTCGACCGCCTGAGCGTCCCCTATCCCAAAAGCGTGGCAATGACTTCGACACCCCTTTATTTCCTTGGAATCGACGGTGGCGGCACCAAGTGCCGCGCCCGGTTGCGCGACGCCCGTGGTGCGCTGTTGGGGGAGGGCCTGGGCGGCCCCGCCAACATCCGCCTGGGCCTGGATCTGGCCTGGGGCAGCATCCTGGATGCCGCCGACGGCGCCCTGGCACAGGCGGGCCTGGACCGCGACGCGCTGGACCAAACCCATGCCGGCCTGGGCCTGGCCGGCCGTGACCAATGA
- a CDS encoding glycoside hydrolase family 2 TIM barrel-domain containing protein — protein MVFTTTIKAWLRLAAVAGAFLAVMPAVAATRVDLDADWQFRTDLKGEGAQLGWPAKTPELTRPVSVPHTWNLGLNHDYDGIGWYFKTLALPAAMAGSHIELHFGATFYKARVWVNGVEVGGHEGGFTAYWFDVSALVHPGENRIAVAIDNRPGFATIPGYAMRQAGSGNAWYDWWRFGGIVRDVWLSVGDEGLIRRQRVTSTLPAGPAPAQARVHTQIFVENVGTAAQDFRINTVAYAPDGSVAARAEGHDTVAAGAKDAPVLDLPIIQPKLWNVGAAQLYRVVTELRDGQGRLLDQHEDSIGLRNVEVRDRHLYVNGQRVRLSGITRHEESPWEGLAETAGTIKYDWNDLAALHTTLTRPVHYPQSQAVLDAADRDGILLVPEIPVWQFSQAQLRDPRVQDLAKRMLTEVVEESGNHPSIFAWSVCNESDASTPGGEAYVTAMKSLLNTIDPGRLVTFADADIAIKPWRDEAVMRNVDFIMANAYFGTWSGAPEEVEPWLDHVDRTYPDKMVIISEFGWPGPFSRNPAEADKARAENLQGQLAAFEKRDFIGGAIFWSYQDYKSSRNLWPGQVEGYVDHGLVDEFRQRKPSYYVWEKRNEPLTVTAGWQVDKDGLDGFHAQLMRNGLGTIPSYPLLGYRAHWRMVADGGAVLGEGQAPLEDLDHVTTLAGHWPSKPGLTGATLTLDVLTPTGVRAGGTTLDYAPLRLGAAHFLPDPKQLPKEAKP, from the coding sequence GTGGTATTCACAACGACGATAAAGGCGTGGCTGCGCCTGGCCGCCGTGGCGGGGGCGTTTCTCGCCGTGATGCCGGCCGTGGCCGCGACGCGGGTGGATCTGGATGCCGACTGGCAGTTCCGTACCGACCTGAAAGGCGAGGGCGCCCAGTTGGGCTGGCCCGCCAAGACGCCGGAACTGACCCGGCCGGTCAGTGTCCCCCATACCTGGAACCTGGGCCTCAATCACGATTACGATGGCATCGGTTGGTATTTCAAAACCCTGGCCTTGCCGGCCGCGATGGCCGGCAGCCACATCGAACTGCACTTCGGCGCCACCTTCTACAAGGCCCGTGTCTGGGTGAACGGCGTGGAGGTCGGCGGACATGAGGGCGGGTTCACCGCCTATTGGTTCGATGTCAGCGCCTTGGTGCATCCGGGTGAGAACCGCATCGCGGTCGCCATCGACAACCGGCCCGGTTTCGCCACCATCCCCGGCTACGCCATGCGGCAGGCCGGATCGGGCAACGCCTGGTACGACTGGTGGCGCTTCGGCGGCATCGTCCGTGACGTCTGGCTGAGTGTGGGAGATGAAGGCCTGATCCGCCGGCAGCGCGTCACCAGCACGCTACCCGCCGGCCCGGCGCCGGCCCAGGCGCGGGTCCACACCCAGATCTTCGTGGAAAACGTCGGCACGGCCGCGCAGGATTTCCGCATCAATACGGTGGCCTACGCGCCCGATGGCAGCGTTGCCGCCCGTGCCGAGGGGCACGATACCGTTGCGGCTGGTGCCAAGGATGCACCGGTCCTGGACTTGCCCATCATCCAGCCCAAGCTGTGGAACGTGGGCGCCGCCCAGCTGTACCGCGTCGTCACCGAACTGCGCGACGGCCAAGGGCGCCTGCTGGACCAGCATGAGGACAGCATCGGCCTGCGGAACGTGGAGGTGCGCGACCGCCATCTGTATGTGAACGGCCAGCGCGTGCGCCTCAGCGGCATCACCCGGCATGAGGAATCCCCCTGGGAAGGGCTGGCGGAAACCGCCGGTACCATCAAGTACGACTGGAACGATCTGGCGGCGCTGCACACCACCCTGACCCGGCCGGTGCATTATCCGCAAAGCCAGGCGGTGCTGGACGCGGCCGACCGCGACGGCATCCTGCTGGTGCCCGAAATCCCCGTCTGGCAGTTCAGCCAGGCGCAGCTGCGCGACCCGCGCGTCCAGGATCTGGCCAAGCGCATGCTGACGGAGGTGGTCGAGGAATCCGGCAACCACCCCAGCATCTTCGCCTGGAGTGTGTGTAACGAGAGCGACGCCTCCACCCCCGGCGGGGAGGCTTATGTCACCGCCATGAAGTCGCTGCTCAACACCATCGATCCCGGCCGCCTGGTGACCTTCGCCGACGCCGACATCGCCATCAAGCCGTGGCGGGACGAGGCGGTGATGCGCAATGTCGACTTCATCATGGCCAACGCCTATTTCGGCACCTGGAGCGGTGCGCCGGAAGAGGTGGAGCCCTGGCTGGACCATGTCGACCGCACCTATCCGGACAAGATGGTCATCATCTCCGAATTCGGCTGGCCGGGTCCCTTCTCCCGCAACCCGGCCGAGGCGGACAAGGCGCGGGCGGAGAATTTGCAAGGCCAGCTGGCGGCGTTCGAGAAGCGTGACTTCATCGGCGGCGCCATCTTCTGGAGCTACCAGGACTACAAATCCAGCCGCAACCTGTGGCCCGGCCAGGTCGAGGGGTATGTCGACCACGGCCTGGTGGATGAATTCCGCCAGCGCAAGCCGTCCTACTATGTCTGGGAAAAGCGGAATGAGCCGCTGACCGTCACCGCCGGGTGGCAGGTGGACAAGGACGGGCTGGATGGCTTCCACGCCCAGCTGATGCGCAACGGCCTGGGCACCATCCCGTCATACCCGTTGCTGGGCTACCGCGCGCACTGGCGCATGGTGGCCGATGGCGGCGCCGTGTTGGGCGAGGGGCAGGCGCCGCTGGAGGATTTGGACCACGTGACCACCCTGGCTGGCCATTGGCCATCCAAGCCGGGCCTGACTGGCGCCACCCTGACCCTGGATGTCCTGACCCCCACCGGCGTGCGGGCCGGCGGCACCACCCTGGACTATGCGCCGCTGCGTCTGGGCGCCGCCCATTTCTTGCCCGATCCCAAGCAATTGCCCAAAGAGGCCAAGCCATGA
- a CDS encoding alpha-L-fucosidase — protein sequence MTRSSHQRFRAGLLVAAMAVMPVMAHAAAVPTAPTADTISPEQADAQWRKATAAHAPQQAAELKRVAEGDAQGPFRPDWASLKAYQVPQWYADAKFGVFIHWGLYSVPAFGSEWYSRNMYTAGTKEYQHHIATYGPQDKFGYKDFIPLFKAAKYDPQAWAALFRAAGAQYVVPVAEHHDGFAMYDTKLSDWSAVHMGPKRDLIGDLAKAVRAQGLHFGLSSHRAEHDFFFDEGRKIPSDVNDPRNADFYGPAQLRVKEKGTEDADVFGDFTPASQAWLDDWLARSAELIDLYHPDLVYFDWWIGHPTFRGTLPKFLAYYYNAQAKRGAGAVVNYKIGAFAEGAGVLDIERGQLPGIQPRTWQTCTSISNDSWGYVENDTYKQPQALIHLLADVVSKNGNLLLNIGPRADGSIPQGAQDTLLAMGGWLKVNGAAIYGTKPWRQFGEGPTEVASGSFQETKTKPYTADDFRFTVGKTGGLYAIELGWPVGGEAVIHALKADDHVKGVTLLSDSAAGGVTIEFRQATDGLHLTLPHQPVGQYAYVFRIETN from the coding sequence ATGACCCGCTCTTCCCATCAGCGTTTCCGGGCTGGCCTGCTGGTGGCGGCCATGGCCGTCATGCCGGTGATGGCCCATGCGGCGGCCGTTCCCACCGCACCCACCGCCGATACGATCTCGCCGGAACAGGCCGACGCCCAATGGCGCAAGGCGACGGCGGCCCACGCGCCGCAGCAGGCGGCGGAACTGAAGCGGGTGGCGGAGGGTGATGCCCAGGGGCCGTTCCGCCCCGACTGGGCCTCGTTGAAGGCCTATCAGGTGCCGCAATGGTATGCGGACGCCAAGTTCGGCGTCTTCATCCACTGGGGCCTCTACTCCGTGCCGGCCTTTGGCAGCGAGTGGTACTCGCGCAACATGTACACCGCCGGCACCAAGGAATATCAGCACCACATCGCGACATACGGCCCGCAGGACAAGTTCGGCTACAAGGATTTCATCCCCCTGTTCAAGGCGGCGAAGTACGACCCCCAGGCCTGGGCGGCGCTGTTCCGTGCGGCCGGCGCCCAGTACGTGGTGCCGGTGGCCGAACATCATGACGGCTTCGCCATGTACGACACCAAGCTGTCGGACTGGTCGGCGGTGCACATGGGGCCGAAGCGCGACCTGATCGGCGATTTGGCGAAAGCCGTGCGGGCGCAAGGCCTGCACTTCGGCCTGTCGTCCCACCGGGCCGAGCACGACTTCTTCTTTGATGAGGGGCGGAAGATTCCCTCTGACGTCAACGATCCGCGCAACGCCGATTTCTATGGCCCGGCCCAGTTGCGGGTGAAGGAGAAGGGGACGGAGGACGCCGACGTGTTCGGTGACTTCACCCCCGCCTCGCAGGCCTGGCTGGACGATTGGCTGGCGCGCTCGGCCGAACTGATCGACCTGTATCATCCCGACCTCGTCTATTTCGACTGGTGGATCGGCCACCCCACCTTCCGCGGCACGCTGCCCAAATTCCTGGCCTATTATTACAACGCCCAGGCCAAGCGGGGCGCCGGCGCCGTCGTCAATTACAAGATCGGTGCCTTCGCCGAGGGCGCCGGCGTGCTGGACATCGAACGTGGGCAGCTGCCGGGCATCCAGCCGCGGACCTGGCAGACCTGCACCTCCATCAGCAATGACAGCTGGGGCTATGTCGAGAACGACACCTACAAGCAGCCGCAGGCGCTGATCCACCTGCTGGCCGACGTAGTGTCCAAGAACGGCAATTTGCTGCTGAACATCGGCCCACGCGCCGATGGCAGCATCCCGCAGGGCGCCCAGGATACGCTGCTGGCCATGGGCGGCTGGCTGAAGGTCAACGGTGCCGCCATCTACGGCACCAAACCCTGGCGCCAGTTCGGCGAGGGCCCGACGGAGGTGGCGTCCGGTTCCTTCCAGGAAACCAAGACCAAGCCCTACACGGCCGACGACTTCCGCTTCACCGTGGGCAAGACCGGCGGCCTGTACGCCATCGAACTGGGCTGGCCCGTCGGCGGTGAGGCCGTCATCCATGCGCTGAAGGCCGATGACCATGTGAAGGGCGTCACCCTGCTGAGCGACAGCGCCGCCGGTGGTGTGACCATCGAATTCCGTCAGGCGACCGACGGCCTGCACCTGACGCTGCCCCACCAGCCGGTGGGTCAGTACGCCTACGTTTTCCGTATCGAGACCAACTGA